The following coding sequences are from one Fibrobacterota bacterium window:
- a CDS encoding VOC family protein, with amino-acid sequence MDPVVHFEMPFEDKKRLSSFYKSAFGWKMEAMGEDMGNYVVASTTESGPQGRPKIPGTINGGFFPKKPDWPAQYPSVVIGVGSIKKAMQKIAKAGGTVLGEPMAIPGVGQYVSFTDTEGNRVSILEPLPMGKPAKAKPAPKKKAAKKKKK; translated from the coding sequence ATGGATCCCGTAGTTCACTTTGAAATGCCTTTCGAAGATAAGAAGCGCCTATCGTCATTCTACAAGTCCGCCTTCGGCTGGAAGATGGAGGCCATGGGCGAAGACATGGGGAATTACGTCGTGGCGTCCACGACGGAATCCGGGCCGCAAGGTCGTCCGAAAATTCCCGGGACCATCAATGGCGGCTTCTTCCCCAAGAAGCCCGATTGGCCGGCCCAATATCCTTCCGTCGTCATCGGGGTCGGCAGCATCAAGAAAGCCATGCAGAAGATCGCCAAGGCGGGCGGCACGGTATTGGGCGAGCCGATGGCGATTCCCGGCGTCGGGCAATACGTTTCCTTCACGGACACGGAAGGCAACCGCGTAAGCATCCTGGAGCCGCTCCCCATGGGGAAACCGGCGAAAGCAAAGCCGGCGCCCAAGAAAAAAGCGGCCAAGAAAAAGAAAAAGTGA
- a CDS encoding YdeI/OmpD-associated family protein: MNPKVDFYFNKAEKWQKEIRKLRSIALACGLAEELKWGCPCYTFEGSNIVLIHVFKEYCALLFFKGALMKDPKGILIQQTKNVQAARQARFTDVKEITKLQSPLKAYIHQAIDVEKAGLKVTLKKVTEYAVPAEFRNRLEKDPALKRAFEALTPGRQRGYLLHFSAPKQSQTREARIEKCEDRILDGMGLND; this comes from the coding sequence ATGAATCCAAAGGTCGATTTTTATTTCAACAAGGCGGAAAAGTGGCAGAAGGAAATCCGGAAGCTGAGATCGATCGCCCTTGCCTGCGGCCTGGCCGAAGAACTGAAGTGGGGCTGTCCCTGTTACACGTTCGAGGGTAGCAACATCGTCCTGATCCACGTGTTCAAGGAATATTGCGCCCTCCTCTTTTTCAAAGGCGCCTTGATGAAGGATCCCAAGGGTATCCTCATCCAACAAACGAAGAACGTGCAGGCGGCCCGCCAAGCCCGCTTCACCGATGTCAAGGAGATCACGAAACTGCAATCCCCCCTGAAGGCCTATATCCATCAAGCCATCGACGTGGAAAAAGCCGGTTTGAAGGTGACCTTGAAAAAGGTTACCGAATACGCCGTCCCCGCGGAATTCCGGAACCGGCTGGAAAAGGATCCCGCCTTGAAAAGGGCCTTCGAGGCTTTGACGCCGGGAAGGCAAAGGGGCTACCTCCTGCATTTCTCGGCGCCCAAGCAATCCCAGACGCGGGAGGCGAGGATCGAGAAATGCGAGGATCGGATTCTCGATGGAATGGGCTTGAATGACTAA
- a CDS encoding VOC family protein encodes MQRVTGIGGIFFSAKDPAKLRAWYKTHLGIPVTEWGGAAFRWVDASGAPANGTTAWSIGNGSNFAPGKSFMVNYRVADLHGLLKLLREEGCQVLEKVDESEYGIFGWVMDPEGNKVELWQPPEGQ; translated from the coding sequence ATGCAGCGTGTAACCGGAATCGGCGGAATCTTCTTCAGCGCCAAGGACCCCGCTAAACTTCGCGCCTGGTACAAAACCCATCTCGGCATCCCCGTCACGGAATGGGGAGGCGCGGCCTTCCGCTGGGTCGATGCCTCGGGCGCTCCTGCCAATGGCACTACGGCCTGGTCCATCGGGAACGGTTCCAACTTCGCTCCCGGCAAGTCCTTCATGGTGAATTACCGCGTGGCGGACCTGCATGGACTGCTAAAACTGCTGCGGGAAGAAGGCTGCCAGGTGCTCGAAAAGGTGGATGAATCGGAGTACGGGATTTTCGGGTGGGTCATGGACCCGGAGGGAAACAAAGTCGAGCTTTGGCAACCACCGGAAGGCCAATAG
- a CDS encoding CPBP family intramembrane metalloprotease, with protein MAILTGAGIYLYFQLVEMLGVSTISYLEKTDLGTLRIPWAFISTVLLAPVFEEIFFRGYLFQKFRLVLKPGQTILLQGLLFGIIHLNPAMYISHTMMGILYGYFRYRTKSLLPGIVCHVLWNFCVVGAEYWRLTLN; from the coding sequence ATGGCCATCCTGACGGGCGCGGGGATTTATCTGTACTTTCAACTAGTCGAAATGCTCGGGGTTTCGACCATAAGTTATCTCGAAAAGACGGATCTCGGGACCCTGAGGATTCCATGGGCCTTCATAAGCACGGTTTTGCTGGCTCCCGTTTTCGAAGAGATCTTCTTCCGGGGGTATCTCTTCCAGAAATTCCGATTGGTATTGAAGCCCGGGCAGACCATCCTTCTGCAAGGACTCCTCTTCGGAATCATCCATTTGAATCCGGCCATGTATATTTCCCACACCATGATGGGGATCCTATATGGTTACTTTCGATATCGGACGAAATCATTGCTGCCCGGCATCGTGTGCCATGTCCTGTGGAATTTTTGCGTGGTCGGGGCCGAATACTGGCGACTCACGCTCAATTAA